In one Macaca nemestrina isolate mMacNem1 chromosome 2, mMacNem.hap1, whole genome shotgun sequence genomic region, the following are encoded:
- the LOC105488525 gene encoding ADP-ribosylation factor-like protein 14, translated as MGLLGSKNPQTKQAQILLLGLDSAGKSTLLYKLKLAKDIITIPTIGFNVEMIELERSLSLTVWDVGGQEKMRTVWGCYCENTDGLVYVVDSTDKQRLEESRRQFEHILKNEHIKNVPVVLLANKQDMPGALTAEDITRMFKVKKLCSDRNWYVQPCCALTGDGLAQGFRKLTGFVKSHMKSRGDTLAFFKQN; from the coding sequence ATGGGTTTGCTGGGTTCTAAAAATCCCCAAACCAAACAAGCCCAAATTCTTCTTTTGGGACTTGACTCAGCTGGGAAGTctactctcctttataaattaaagCTTGCTAAGGATATTATCACCATCCCTACAATAGGTTTCAATGTGGAGATGATCGAGTTGGAAAGGAGTCTTTCGCTCACAGTCTGGGATGTTGGAGGACAGGAAAAAATGAGAACTGTTTGGGGCTGTTACTGTGAGAACACTGATGGGTTGGTGTATGTTGTGGACAGCACAGACAAACAGCGACTGGAAGAGTCTCGGAGACAGTTTGAGCACATTTTGAAGAATGAACACATTAAAAATGTGCCTGTTGTTCTATTAGCCAACAAACAAGACATGCCTGGAGCTCTGACTGCTGAGGACATCACCAGAATGTTCAAAGTGAAGAAGCTTTGCAGTGACCGGAACTGGTATGTGCAACCCTGCTGTGCCCTCACAGGGGATGGGCTGGCCCAGGGGTTCAGGAAATTAACTGGATTTGTGAAGAGCCACATGAAATCAAGAGGAGACACTTTGGCATTCTTCAAGCAGAACTGA